A single genomic interval of Amycolatopsis albispora harbors:
- a CDS encoding rhamnogalacturonan lyase: MARTTRAAAAIALLGALLSTPVTQAAPPAGATTEQLDRGLISVRTADGNFLSWRLLTGDPDSPAFAVYRDGTRLTEVTGATSFLDQDAPATASYTVHPVVNGVESRAAAGAQSLAFPMASSMDVPLQIPPGGTTPSGENYTYNANDASVGDLDGDGQYELVLKWEPSNAKDNSQAGYTGHTYLDAYKLNGTRLWRIDLGRNIRSGAHYTQFQVFDYDGDGRAEVAMKTADGTRSGTGQVIGNAGADHRNSSGYILAGPEFLSVFRGTDGAVLATADYVPPRGNVASWGDNYGNRADRFLAGTAYVDGSRPSIIMARGYYTRSVIAAWDFRNGQLTRRWTFDSNSSTNGAAWTGKGNHQLSVADVDADGRDEIMYGSMAIDDNGHGLWQNNTHHGDAYHVGDFIPSRAGLEVFKPSEWTSEPTHWMGDARTGQIIWSAPACGCDNGRAVAADVWAGHPGAEAWSSSVSGLRSGTNGNQVSARKPGSTNFVIWWDGDAQRELLDGTHIDKYGTGGDTRLLTGSGVASNNGSKATPALSADILGDWREEVVWRTTDNRALRIYSTTDGTGISRPSLMQDRQYRVAVAWQNTAYNQPPHPSFAIG; encoded by the coding sequence ATGGCAAGAACCACCCGTGCCGCCGCGGCGATCGCGCTGCTCGGCGCTTTGCTCTCGACGCCCGTGACGCAGGCCGCCCCGCCCGCCGGGGCCACCACCGAGCAGCTCGACCGCGGCCTGATCAGCGTGCGGACCGCCGACGGGAACTTCCTCAGCTGGCGGCTGCTCACCGGCGATCCGGACAGCCCGGCCTTTGCCGTCTACCGCGACGGCACCCGCCTCACCGAGGTCACCGGCGCGACGAGCTTCCTCGACCAGGACGCACCCGCCACCGCCTCCTACACCGTGCACCCCGTGGTGAACGGCGTCGAGTCCCGCGCGGCCGCGGGCGCGCAGTCGCTGGCGTTCCCGATGGCCTCCAGCATGGACGTGCCGCTCCAGATCCCGCCCGGCGGCACCACGCCGTCCGGCGAGAACTACACCTACAACGCCAACGACGCCAGCGTCGGCGACCTCGACGGCGACGGCCAGTACGAGCTGGTGCTCAAGTGGGAACCCAGCAACGCCAAGGACAATTCGCAGGCGGGTTACACCGGCCACACCTATCTCGACGCGTACAAGCTCAACGGCACCCGGCTGTGGCGGATCGACCTCGGCCGCAACATCCGCTCCGGCGCGCACTACACGCAGTTCCAGGTGTTCGACTACGACGGCGACGGCCGCGCCGAGGTCGCGATGAAAACCGCCGACGGCACCAGGTCCGGCACCGGCCAGGTGATCGGCAACGCCGGTGCCGACCACCGCAACTCCAGCGGGTACATCCTCGCCGGGCCCGAGTTCCTGTCGGTCTTCCGCGGCACGGACGGCGCGGTGCTGGCGACCGCGGACTACGTGCCGCCGCGCGGGAACGTGGCTTCGTGGGGTGACAACTACGGCAACCGGGCCGACCGCTTCCTGGCGGGCACCGCGTACGTGGACGGGTCGCGGCCCAGCATCATCATGGCGCGCGGGTACTACACGCGGTCGGTGATCGCCGCGTGGGACTTCCGCAACGGGCAGCTGACGCGGCGGTGGACCTTCGATTCGAACTCCTCCACCAACGGCGCGGCGTGGACCGGCAAGGGCAACCACCAACTGTCGGTCGCCGACGTGGACGCGGACGGCCGCGACGAGATCATGTACGGCTCGATGGCGATCGACGACAACGGGCACGGCCTGTGGCAGAACAACACCCACCACGGCGACGCCTACCACGTCGGCGACTTCATCCCGTCGCGTGCCGGGCTGGAGGTGTTCAAGCCGTCGGAGTGGACCAGCGAGCCCACGCACTGGATGGGTGACGCGCGCACCGGGCAGATCATCTGGAGCGCGCCGGCCTGCGGCTGCGACAACGGCCGCGCGGTGGCCGCGGACGTCTGGGCCGGCCATCCCGGCGCCGAGGCGTGGTCGTCGTCGGTGTCCGGACTTCGCAGCGGTACCAACGGAAACCAGGTCTCCGCGCGCAAGCCCGGCTCGACCAACTTCGTGATCTGGTGGGACGGGGACGCGCAACGCGAACTGCTCGACGGCACGCACATCGACAAGTACGGCACCGGCGGGGACACCCGGCTGCTCACCGGTTCCGGGGTCGCGTCGAACAACGGCTCGAAGGCCACGCCCGCGCTGTCCGCCGACATCCTCGGCGACTGGCGGGAAGAGGTCGTCTGGCGCACCACCGACAACCGGGCGCTGCGGATCTACTCGACCACCGACGGCACCGGCATCAGCCGCCCGTCGCTGATGCAGGACCGGCAGTACCGGGTGGCCGTCGCCTGGCAGAACACCGCCTACAACCAGCCGCCGCACCCCAGTTTCGCGATCGGCTGA
- a CDS encoding arsenate reductase family protein gives MEIWHNPRCTKSRTAKKALDEAGTEYTERRYLDQPPTVAELTEVLGKLGREPWEITRTKEPVAKELGLAGLPKDAANRDRWIQLLAEHPVLIERPILIDGTTAVVGRDEESLRRIR, from the coding sequence ATGGAGATCTGGCACAACCCGCGGTGCACGAAGTCACGGACGGCGAAGAAGGCACTGGACGAGGCGGGCACCGAGTACACCGAGCGCCGCTACCTGGACCAGCCGCCGACCGTGGCGGAGCTGACCGAGGTGCTCGGCAAGCTGGGCCGCGAGCCGTGGGAGATCACGCGGACCAAGGAGCCGGTCGCGAAGGAACTCGGCCTCGCCGGGCTGCCGAAGGACGCCGCGAACCGCGACCGCTGGATCCAGTTGCTGGCCGAGCACCCGGTGCTGATCGAACGCCCGATCCTGATCGACGGCACGACCGCCGTCGTCGGCCGCGACGAGGAGTCCCTGCGCCGCATCCGGTAG
- a CDS encoding PucR family transcriptional regulator, with protein sequence MEDPRSDRLAAVAKALNDRASAVTAELVGLYERELPHLVHDDEGMVSLLSASVYQNIDTALRIFQHGIDPARVEAPAAAIEYARRLAQRGTSVIDLIRAYYLGQMAVLDLAIEEGTRQIDDAAVLGALTREALSGALVFIDRVTQQVVAAYEEERDTWLLNRSAVRAARVRSLLEGEAGDLAASEAALGYRVRGNHVGLVAWYAETARPPHALAGLEALAHRFVPPGGPRPLFVPHDELCAWVWLPVGELAGPSDAQIEAALAEDSQVRVAVGEPGRGVEGFRRTHRQAARVHALAVAAGDGCDRAMTFRDVGAMALMATDLTATRMWIEDTLGDLATDDEQHERLRETLRVFLTVGSSYTAAADRLLMHKNSVQYRVRRAQELLGRPVADNRLDVELALNLCHRLGSAVVARR encoded by the coding sequence GTGGAGGATCCCCGCTCGGACCGGCTCGCCGCGGTCGCCAAAGCGCTGAACGACCGCGCCTCGGCGGTGACGGCCGAACTGGTCGGCCTGTACGAACGGGAGCTGCCCCACCTGGTGCACGACGACGAGGGCATGGTCAGCCTGCTCTCGGCGAGCGTCTACCAGAACATCGACACCGCGTTGCGCATCTTCCAGCACGGCATCGACCCCGCCCGCGTCGAGGCGCCCGCCGCGGCGATCGAGTACGCGCGGCGCCTGGCGCAGCGCGGCACCTCGGTGATCGACCTGATCCGCGCCTACTACCTCGGCCAGATGGCGGTGCTGGACCTGGCCATCGAGGAGGGCACGCGGCAGATCGACGACGCGGCCGTGCTCGGCGCGCTGACCCGCGAGGCGCTGTCCGGCGCGCTGGTGTTCATCGACCGGGTGACCCAGCAGGTGGTGGCCGCCTACGAGGAGGAGCGCGACACCTGGCTGCTCAACCGCAGCGCCGTGCGCGCGGCGCGGGTCCGCTCGCTGCTCGAGGGCGAGGCGGGCGATCTCGCCGCCAGCGAGGCCGCGCTCGGCTACCGGGTGCGCGGCAACCACGTCGGGCTGGTCGCCTGGTACGCCGAGACCGCGCGCCCGCCGCACGCGCTGGCCGGGTTGGAAGCGCTGGCGCACCGGTTCGTGCCGCCCGGTGGGCCGCGCCCGTTGTTCGTGCCGCACGACGAGCTGTGCGCGTGGGTGTGGCTGCCGGTGGGCGAACTCGCCGGGCCTTCCGACGCGCAGATCGAAGCCGCGCTGGCGGAGGACTCCCAGGTGCGGGTCGCGGTCGGTGAGCCGGGGCGCGGTGTCGAGGGGTTCCGGCGCACCCATCGGCAGGCCGCCCGCGTGCACGCGCTCGCCGTCGCCGCCGGGGACGGCTGTGACCGGGCGATGACCTTCCGTGACGTCGGCGCGATGGCGCTGATGGCCACGGACCTGACCGCCACCCGCATGTGGATCGAGGACACCCTGGGCGACCTGGCCACCGACGACGAGCAGCACGAGCGGCTGCGCGAGACGCTGCGGGTGTTCCTCACCGTCGGCAGCAGCTACACCGCCGCGGCCGATCGCCTGCTCATGCACAAGAACTCGGTGCAGTACCGGGTGCGCCGGGCGCAGGAGCTGCTCGGCAGGCCGGTGGCGGACAACCGGCTGGACGTGGAGCTGGCGCTGAACCTCTGCCACCGGCTGGGCAGCGCCGTGGTGGCCCGCCGTTAG
- a CDS encoding cupin domain-containing protein, with translation MHHVIRELHPPQGPRNAQFIGAPYGADISFFLVDAEPGQGPKPHRHPYPETWIVRSGRGTFYAEGDVTEAGPGDVVVVGANTPHTFRNNGTERLELVCIHAAGEMSTEWLDSTDPIP, from the coding sequence GTGCACCACGTGATCCGGGAACTCCACCCGCCCCAAGGCCCGCGCAACGCCCAGTTCATCGGCGCGCCCTACGGCGCCGACATCTCCTTCTTCCTGGTCGACGCCGAACCGGGCCAGGGCCCGAAGCCGCACCGGCACCCGTACCCGGAGACGTGGATCGTGCGCTCCGGGCGGGGCACCTTCTACGCCGAGGGTGACGTGACCGAGGCCGGGCCCGGTGACGTTGTCGTGGTCGGCGCGAACACCCCGCACACCTTCCGCAACAACGGCACCGAGCGCCTGGAACTGGTCTGCATCCACGCCGCCGGTGAGATGAGCACCGAATGGCTGGACAGCACCGACCCGATCCCCTGA
- a CDS encoding carboxymuconolactone decarboxylase family protein, which produces MTRLPHLEPGELDDRQRELYDAITGGPRAGGPVPLTDDYGRLAGPFNAMLVAPAVGTALQRLGAAIRYETSLSARVRELAILAVAAHWDSGFERYAHEPVALAAGVTAEQLAAVRSGELPDGLDHTELAALRFVRALLDDGDADDSTYAAAVTAVGERTVVELTTLVGYYATLALQLRVFRVPTPEGD; this is translated from the coding sequence ATGACCCGGTTGCCGCACCTCGAACCAGGCGAACTCGACGACAGGCAACGCGAGCTGTACGACGCCATCACCGGCGGCCCGCGCGCGGGCGGTCCGGTCCCGCTGACCGACGACTACGGACGGCTCGCCGGGCCGTTCAACGCGATGCTGGTCGCGCCCGCGGTGGGCACCGCGCTGCAACGGCTCGGCGCCGCCATCCGGTACGAGACTTCACTGAGCGCGCGTGTGCGCGAGCTGGCGATTCTCGCCGTCGCCGCGCATTGGGACTCCGGCTTCGAGCGGTACGCCCACGAGCCGGTCGCGCTGGCGGCGGGCGTCACGGCGGAGCAGCTGGCGGCCGTCCGGTCCGGCGAACTGCCGGACGGCCTGGACCACACCGAGCTGGCCGCGCTGCGATTCGTCCGCGCGCTGCTCGATGACGGCGATGCCGACGATTCGACCTACGCCGCGGCCGTCACGGCGGTCGGTGAGCGGACGGTCGTCGAGTTGACCACGCTGGTCGGTTACTACGCGACACTCGCCCTGCAACTGCGGGTCTTCCGGGTGCCCACTCCCGAGGGCGACTAG
- a CDS encoding helix-turn-helix domain-containing protein, whose product MGVPLCSSAAVRGRLSVYREFAPRPELAGVVRCTWEGVPGWSRMLRVLPDGCVDLAWNGERLFVTTGFGPLRVPLAADGRSVGLRLRCGVAGGLLGAAPVTDLVPAGALEAAVSPAEQRVVLERFVARRLRDGFRPDPALPAVVRELAIPGARVDLAADRLGLSERTLRRRLRAATGCGPKEVQRTLRFSGFVRRIGELATGRASLSTVAAELGYADQSHLGHECARLSGSSPARLVAGYARHAGVAGIHQTTLS is encoded by the coding sequence ATGGGAGTGCCACTGTGTTCTTCGGCCGCCGTGCGCGGGCGGCTGTCCGTGTACCGGGAGTTCGCGCCGCGGCCGGAGCTGGCCGGGGTGGTCCGGTGCACCTGGGAAGGCGTGCCCGGCTGGTCGCGGATGCTGCGGGTGCTGCCGGACGGCTGCGTGGACCTCGCGTGGAATGGGGAACGGCTGTTCGTCACCACCGGTTTCGGGCCGCTGCGGGTTCCGCTGGCGGCGGACGGCCGGTCAGTCGGGCTCCGGCTGCGCTGCGGGGTCGCGGGTGGATTGCTCGGTGCCGCGCCGGTGACCGATTTGGTCCCGGCCGGGGCGCTCGAAGCGGCGGTGAGTCCCGCCGAGCAGCGTGTGGTGCTGGAACGGTTCGTCGCGCGACGGCTGCGTGACGGGTTCCGGCCGGATCCCGCGCTCCCGGCAGTGGTGCGGGAGTTGGCGATCCCAGGCGCCAGGGTCGATCTCGCGGCCGACCGGCTCGGCCTGAGCGAGCGCACCCTGCGACGGCGCCTGCGGGCCGCCACCGGGTGCGGCCCGAAGGAAGTGCAGCGGACACTGCGGTTTTCCGGTTTCGTGCGCCGGATCGGTGAGCTGGCGACCGGCCGGGCGTCGCTGTCCACAGTGGCCGCGGAGCTGGGCTACGCCGACCAGTCGCACCTCGGCCACGAGTGCGCCCGCCTGTCCGGCTCGTCACCGGCGCGGCTGGTGGCCGGTTACGCACGTCACGCCGGAGTGGCCGGAATCCACCAGACGACGTTGTCCTGA
- a CDS encoding acyl-CoA thioesterase: MEPITLSVRLDDLDTNGHVRGPAYLVYADHARWVTAEAAGVDPAALHAAGVGPVNLETTIRHLAELRAGDRATVTSAYTWTGGKTSRIVQQLHRQDGERVAEVSSVCGLLDLTERRLVPDPAAHWRRHATRPGLLGL, encoded by the coding sequence ATGGAGCCGATAACGCTGTCCGTCCGCCTCGACGACCTCGACACCAACGGCCACGTCCGCGGACCGGCGTACCTGGTCTACGCCGACCACGCCCGCTGGGTGACCGCCGAGGCGGCCGGCGTCGACCCGGCCGCGCTGCACGCGGCGGGCGTGGGGCCGGTGAACCTCGAAACCACCATCCGGCACCTCGCCGAACTGCGCGCGGGCGACCGCGCCACGGTCACCTCGGCGTACACGTGGACCGGCGGCAAGACCTCGCGCATCGTCCAGCAACTGCACCGGCAGGACGGCGAGCGGGTGGCCGAGGTGAGCAGCGTGTGCGGGCTGCTCGACCTCACCGAGCGGCGGCTGGTGCCCGACCCGGCCGCGCACTGGCGCCGCCACGCCACCCGCCCCGGCCTGCTGGGCCTGTGA
- a CDS encoding DUF998 domain-containing protein yields the protein MTTIATRAGTASAPAELTADRITKSLLGYGVLAGPVYVTASLVQGALRDGFDLSRHAWSQLAVGDGGWVQVVNLVATGLMVLAFAVGLRRALATGPGARWAPALIGVFGLSMVVAGIFPVDAGGGFPAGAVAPEVMSTSALIHFAAGGVGFPCLAAGLLVLARRLAREGFARHALAARVIAPLFLASFAAMASGAAGVGVFAAAVVAVFALIAALAVHRYRQMPNTCG from the coding sequence ATGACCACCATCGCGACCCGCGCCGGAACCGCCTCCGCCCCGGCGGAGCTGACCGCCGACCGGATCACCAAGTCGCTCCTCGGCTACGGCGTGCTGGCCGGTCCGGTCTACGTCACCGCCTCGCTCGTGCAGGGCGCGCTGCGCGACGGCTTCGACCTGTCCCGGCACGCCTGGAGCCAGCTCGCGGTCGGCGACGGCGGCTGGGTGCAGGTGGTGAACCTGGTGGCCACCGGCCTGATGGTGCTGGCCTTCGCGGTCGGCCTGCGGCGGGCGCTGGCCACCGGGCCCGGCGCGCGGTGGGCGCCGGCGCTGATCGGCGTGTTCGGGCTGAGCATGGTCGTCGCCGGGATCTTCCCGGTCGACGCCGGCGGCGGCTTCCCGGCCGGTGCGGTGGCACCCGAGGTGATGAGCACCAGCGCGCTGATCCACTTCGCCGCGGGCGGTGTCGGTTTCCCGTGCCTGGCGGCCGGGCTGCTGGTGCTGGCTCGGCGTCTCGCGCGGGAGGGCTTCGCACGTCACGCCCTGGCCGCCCGGGTGATCGCGCCGCTGTTCCTCGCTTCGTTCGCCGCGATGGCCTCCGGGGCGGCGGGCGTCGGCGTGTTCGCCGCCGCGGTGGTGGCTGTCTTCGCGCTCATCGCCGCGCTGGCCGTGCACCGCTACCGTCAGATGCCCAACACCTGCGGCTGA
- a CDS encoding YciI family protein: MRYLVVLEASQPDTPPPDELMAGIMRLGAEATQSGAMIDNAGLAPSADGAKVTLDGGEVTITDGPFAESKEMISYAIYDTRTKEEAVEWARRFLALHAEHWPGWTGEARVLRVFGPEDMPGA; the protein is encoded by the coding sequence ATGCGCTACCTCGTGGTACTCGAAGCCAGCCAGCCCGACACCCCGCCGCCGGACGAACTGATGGCAGGCATCATGCGGCTGGGTGCGGAAGCCACCCAGTCCGGCGCGATGATCGACAACGCGGGCCTGGCGCCCAGTGCCGACGGTGCGAAGGTCACCCTCGACGGCGGCGAGGTGACGATCACCGACGGCCCGTTCGCCGAATCGAAGGAAATGATCAGCTACGCCATCTACGACACCCGCACCAAGGAGGAGGCGGTGGAGTGGGCGCGGCGCTTCCTCGCGCTGCACGCCGAGCACTGGCCCGGCTGGACGGGCGAGGCGCGCGTGCTGCGGGTGTTCGGTCCCGAAGACATGCCAGGGGCCTGA
- a CDS encoding RNA polymerase sigma factor — protein MTAAHPGPGRDTVEAIWRIESARLVAALARFTGDVGLAEDLAQDALVAALEQWPVSGVPPKPGGWLMTTAKNRAIDLFRRDGTHRRAVAALGRTTSEVTEPEIDPVGDDELRLLFAACHPELKREYRVALTLRCLAGLSTREIAGAFLVPDPVVGQRISRAKKTLRDKGIQLELPGEDELRTRLASVLEVIYLIFNEGYRATSGADWMRPELANDALRLARRTAALMPDVAEAQGLQALLELTQARAPARHDRQGAPVLLPDQDRSRWDRLLIRRGLDALNRAYRLGAAGPYVLQAAIAGCHATAATAVETDWARIAGLYDVLERVQPNPVVTLNRAMAHGHADGPLAGLAVLATLSDGALEDYAHRHAVEGELLAMAGRHEEARAAYTRAATHTGNEAERHLFTQRAARTPP, from the coding sequence GTGACCGCGGCACACCCGGGGCCCGGGCGGGACACCGTCGAGGCGATCTGGCGGATCGAATCCGCCCGGCTCGTCGCGGCGCTCGCCCGGTTCACCGGCGATGTCGGCCTCGCTGAGGACCTCGCGCAGGACGCGCTGGTCGCGGCGCTCGAGCAGTGGCCGGTGTCCGGGGTGCCGCCGAAGCCGGGAGGCTGGCTGATGACCACCGCCAAGAACCGCGCGATCGACCTGTTCCGCCGCGACGGCACCCACCGGCGGGCGGTGGCAGCCTTGGGGCGCACCACCTCCGAGGTGACCGAGCCGGAGATCGACCCGGTCGGCGACGACGAGTTGCGCTTGCTCTTCGCCGCCTGCCACCCGGAACTCAAGCGCGAGTACCGCGTCGCGCTGACGTTGCGCTGCCTGGCCGGGCTGAGCACCCGCGAGATCGCCGGTGCCTTCCTGGTGCCCGATCCGGTGGTCGGGCAGCGCATCTCAAGGGCGAAGAAGACGTTGCGGGACAAGGGGATTCAGCTGGAGCTGCCAGGGGAGGACGAGCTGCGCACCCGGCTGGCGTCGGTGCTCGAGGTCATCTACCTGATCTTCAACGAGGGGTACCGCGCCACGTCGGGCGCGGACTGGATGCGGCCGGAGCTGGCCAACGACGCGCTCCGCCTCGCCCGGCGCACGGCGGCGCTGATGCCGGACGTGGCCGAGGCGCAAGGCTTGCAGGCACTGCTGGAACTGACGCAGGCCCGCGCGCCCGCCCGGCACGATCGCCAGGGTGCGCCGGTGTTGTTGCCGGACCAGGACCGTTCGCGGTGGGATCGCCTGCTGATCCGGCGTGGCCTGGACGCGCTGAACCGGGCCTACCGGCTCGGTGCGGCCGGGCCGTACGTGCTGCAGGCGGCCATCGCCGGCTGCCACGCCACGGCCGCGACCGCCGTCGAGACCGACTGGGCGCGGATCGCCGGACTGTACGACGTACTCGAACGGGTCCAGCCGAATCCGGTCGTCACCCTCAACCGGGCCATGGCACACGGCCACGCGGACGGACCGCTCGCGGGCCTGGCCGTCCTCGCCACCCTGAGCGACGGCGCGCTGGAGGACTACGCCCACCGGCACGCCGTCGAAGGCGAGCTGCTCGCGATGGCCGGCCGCCACGAGGAGGCGCGCGCCGCCTACACCCGAGCCGCCACCCACACCGGCAACGAAGCCGAACGCCACCTCTTCACCCAGCGAGCCGCGCGGACACCGCCGTAG
- the ligA gene encoding NAD-dependent DNA ligase LigA codes for MDARERIEELADRIVVLRDAYYRGSPEVADAEYDAIEDELRGLIEAHPELAPDPNPLDQVGAPAVLHAPIRHSRPMLSLEKATQPEQVAAFFARFPGQPVVVMPKLDGLSLAVVYENGRLARAVTRGDGTTGDDVTMLVRALTDGIPDRVDAPGRVEVRGEAVMLRSTFAAYNAAHPDKPLINPRNAAAGTLRAKDPATVAGRNLRFFAFDLYSEIAETDLGSALQTLGFTAAEMRRCANADEAQEVIAEIERQRDELDYDLDGAVLRLADRDAYAAAGTRSASPRGALAYKFAAEERTTVLSDVVWDVGKTGKIAPVAWLEPVFVGGTTVSRATLANQEVIRARGIKIGDTVLVRRAGDVIPFVAGVLDAAKRTGAEREIVPPAECPSCGQPLTEQGNSRELFCTNVSCPAQTVRRLIHWASRAAADIDAIGGVWIERLAEAGILEHPSDFYRLTKERLLEFERIGEVSATRMIESIDASRQVGLRRALIGLAIPMASEGTAARLCRAGFGSLEEVADAGVDGLVAVEDIGPKVAASLIEHLTRLRPELARLRERGVSLDVREEDLPPVVAAGAPLAGKTVVITGAISDPRSGEKVARPTFQRLCEKAGAAIASSVSASTDLLITGADVGASKLTKAEKHGVEVVDQGEIWRQLIEAGVV; via the coding sequence GTGGACGCACGGGAGCGCATAGAGGAACTCGCCGATCGGATCGTCGTGCTGCGCGACGCCTACTACCGGGGATCGCCGGAAGTGGCCGACGCGGAGTACGACGCGATCGAGGACGAGCTGCGCGGGCTGATCGAGGCGCACCCCGAGCTGGCGCCCGACCCCAACCCGCTGGACCAGGTCGGCGCGCCCGCGGTGCTGCACGCGCCGATCCGGCACTCCCGCCCGATGCTGTCGCTGGAGAAGGCGACCCAGCCCGAGCAGGTCGCCGCCTTCTTCGCCCGTTTCCCCGGCCAGCCGGTGGTGGTGATGCCGAAGCTGGACGGGCTGTCACTGGCCGTCGTCTACGAGAACGGGCGGCTGGCCAGGGCGGTCACCCGGGGTGACGGCACCACCGGTGACGACGTGACCATGCTGGTCCGGGCGCTGACCGACGGCATCCCGGACCGCGTCGACGCGCCCGGCCGGGTGGAGGTGCGTGGGGAGGCGGTCATGCTGCGCTCCACCTTCGCCGCCTACAACGCCGCGCATCCCGACAAGCCGCTGATCAACCCGCGCAACGCGGCCGCGGGCACGCTGCGTGCCAAGGATCCGGCCACCGTGGCCGGGCGGAACCTGCGCTTCTTCGCGTTCGACCTGTACTCCGAAATCGCGGAGACCGACCTCGGCAGCGCGCTGCAGACGCTCGGGTTCACCGCCGCCGAGATGCGCCGCTGCGCGAACGCCGACGAAGCGCAGGAGGTGATCGCCGAGATCGAGCGGCAGCGCGACGAGCTGGACTACGACCTCGACGGCGCCGTGCTGCGCCTGGCCGACCGGGACGCGTACGCCGCCGCCGGGACGCGGTCGGCTTCACCGCGTGGGGCACTGGCGTACAAGTTCGCCGCCGAGGAACGCACCACCGTGCTGTCCGATGTGGTCTGGGACGTCGGCAAGACCGGCAAGATCGCCCCGGTGGCCTGGCTGGAGCCGGTTTTTGTGGGCGGGACCACGGTCAGCCGCGCGACGCTGGCCAACCAGGAGGTCATCCGCGCCCGCGGCATCAAGATCGGTGACACCGTGCTGGTGCGCCGCGCGGGTGACGTGATCCCGTTCGTGGCCGGGGTGCTCGACGCGGCCAAGCGCACCGGCGCGGAGCGCGAGATCGTGCCGCCCGCCGAGTGCCCGTCCTGCGGGCAGCCGCTGACCGAGCAGGGCAACAGCCGGGAACTGTTCTGCACCAACGTGTCCTGCCCGGCGCAGACGGTGCGGCGGCTGATCCACTGGGCTTCGCGCGCGGCGGCGGACATCGACGCCATCGGCGGCGTGTGGATCGAACGGCTGGCCGAAGCGGGCATTCTCGAGCACCCGTCGGACTTCTACCGGCTGACCAAGGAACGGCTGCTGGAGTTCGAGCGCATCGGCGAGGTGTCGGCCACCCGCATGATCGAGTCGATCGACGCGAGCAGGCAGGTCGGCCTGCGCCGTGCGCTGATCGGGCTGGCGATCCCGATGGCGTCGGAAGGCACCGCCGCGCGGCTGTGCCGTGCGGGCTTCGGCTCGCTGGAGGAGGTCGCCGACGCCGGCGTGGACGGGCTGGTGGCGGTGGAGGACATCGGGCCGAAGGTCGCCGCGTCGCTGATCGAGCACCTCACGCGGCTGCGGCCGGAGCTGGCGCGGCTGCGCGAGCGGGGAGTGTCGCTGGACGTGCGAGAGGAGGACCTGCCGCCGGTGGTGGCGGCCGGTGCGCCGCTGGCCGGGAAGACCGTGGTGATCACCGGCGCGATCAGCGATCCGCGGTCGGGGGAGAAGGTCGCCCGCCCGACCTTCCAGCGCTTGTGCGAGAAGGCGGGCGCGGCCATCGCGTCCTCGGTCTCGGCGAGCACGGACCTGCTGATCACCGGGGCCGACGTCGGGGCCAGCAAGCTCACCAAGGCCGAGAAGCACGGTGTCGAAGTCGTCGACCAGGGTGAGATCTGGCGGCAGCTGATCGAGGCGGGCGTCGTGTAA
- a CDS encoding DUF3558 family protein encodes MIPKARQALALTAFLVLGAGCGTDDAPPPPAASVAPASSVSPAPVTSTTTSAVPRPVTLEALAEHPCQALDEQEMADLFVIEGQSREGGEQETGFRQCQWHSARGTLLFGPHPGFDMTADPRVADLEPGELDGHRTMLGVDTSRDRCMMYVAVTEGQSSFQVAIHPQGQQLGMLGCDIIKQLATKILGNLA; translated from the coding sequence GTGATCCCGAAAGCCCGGCAAGCCCTCGCCCTGACCGCGTTCCTCGTGCTCGGCGCGGGCTGCGGCACCGACGATGCCCCACCGCCCCCGGCTGCCTCGGTTGCCCCGGCTTCTTCGGTGTCCCCGGCACCGGTCACCTCCACGACGACCAGCGCGGTACCGCGTCCGGTGACGCTGGAAGCGCTCGCGGAACACCCGTGCCAGGCCCTCGACGAGCAGGAGATGGCCGACCTGTTCGTCATCGAAGGGCAGTCGCGCGAAGGCGGTGAGCAGGAAACCGGCTTCCGGCAGTGCCAGTGGCACAGCGCGCGAGGGACGCTGCTGTTCGGCCCGCACCCGGGCTTCGACATGACCGCCGATCCGCGCGTGGCGGACCTGGAACCCGGTGAACTCGACGGGCACCGCACCATGCTGGGCGTCGACACCAGCCGTGACCGCTGCATGATGTACGTGGCCGTCACCGAGGGGCAGTCGTCGTTCCAGGTCGCCATTCATCCGCAGGGCCAGCAGCTCGGCATGCTCGGCTGCGACATCATCAAGCAACTGGCCACGAAGATCCTGGGCAATCTCGCCTGA